The Actinosynnema mirum DSM 43827 genomic interval GCCGAGCGACTCGCCGATCCGGCCGGACAGGGTGGTCTTCCCGGAGCCGGACGTGCCTGCGACCAGCACGCGGCGCGGGGTCAGCGGCAACTCGTCCGAGGGTCCCAGCAGCGACACCCGCGCAGGCTACCGCCGGAGGGGGCGTGGAGCGGGGAGGCGGAACGGGGTGGTTTGCGCGACACCCTTTGGGGAGAGGGATTCTTGGGGGCGGGGAATCGAGGTTGGCGGGGGGCGGGGCGCGGGCGGGAGAAGCGGGCGGCCACGGCGCGGGACTCCCCTCTGGCGCTTTGCCCGGCCAGGTGTGATCCAGCGCTGCCCGGCGTAGCCCGTGCTCGCCGCGGGGTCTTGATGGCCGCGGGGCCTTGCCGCAGGGCCTTGGTGTGGCGCGCGGCGCGGCGCGATCCGCGGTCAGAGCAGGTCGGCGACCGCGACCGGTTGGCCGGTGGTCAGGCTGCGGTTCGCGGCGAAGCCGGTGAGGAGCGAGCGGATGCCGTCGGTGTGGTCGGCGCGGCGGCCGAGCGGGTCCGGGATCGGGGGGCCGTAGAGCTGGGCGGTCATCCGCTGGTCGGCCAGGTGGTGGCCGCCGCCGTGCTCGGTCGGCAGCTCGCTCGCCCGGCCGAACAGCGGCTGCGCGGTCAGGCGCACCCAGCCCGGTTCGCCCGCCGCGTGCTGGCCGCTCACCCAGGAGGTCTCGACCACCTCCAGCTCCAGCCTGCCCGCGTCACCGTTGAACACCACGCGGTAGCCCTCCTTCGGCGAGTACGCCGTCAGGTGGTAGGTCATGCTCGCCCCGGTGTCGTACCGGACCAGGACGGCCAGGTCGTCCTCGATGGTGACGCCGGGCGCGAACGGGTTCTGGTCGCGCCGGTAGCCGTCCTCGGGCTCGGCGTCCAGGTACAGCTCGCGCAGCCACCCGTCCTCGGCGAGGTGCAGCGCGAACGGGTCGCCGTCCGCCTCGGGCGAGCCGTGCACGCGCGCGTAGTCCCGGTGCCGCCCGTGCCGCTTGCCGCTCTCCTCGCCGTAGAAGAACAGCGAGCCCT includes:
- a CDS encoding Gfo/Idh/MocA family protein — translated: MRRYAVVGTGARARVHVAAVERYGVLVGLADPNPVRIAAHNRLLAAPVPAYRAADFTTMLAEQSVDVAVVTTVDRHHAHYVVAALEAGCDVITEKPMTTDPEGAAAVADAVARTGRRVDVAFNYRYHPVHERVAGLLAGGVVGRVGSVHFEWFLDVRHGADYFRRWHRDKASSGGLLVHKSTHHFDLVNWWLGAAPVSAYAQGSLFFYGEESGKRHGRHRDYARVHGSPEADGDPFALHLAEDGWLRELYLDAEPEDGYRRDQNPFAPGVTIEDDLAVLVRYDTGASMTYHLTAYSPKEGYRVVFNGDAGRLELEVVETSWVSGQHAAGEPGWVRLTAQPLFGRASELPTEHGGGHHLADQRMTAQLYGPPIPDPLGRRADHTDGIRSLLTGFAANRSLTTGQPVAVADLL